A single genomic interval of Lewinellaceae bacterium harbors:
- a CDS encoding family 10 glycosylhydrolase encodes MIDNLLIRYLILLVFIAGLQNCRQVKDRAMEVVHAVETDPSVDTLSGMADRLILFTPQYGKVPAVRRWGALAVIEDGIVSRMNDPIENVPPGGWVILGMGEAAEWMNRNLYPGVKFRLDGDSVYADRSSESKLGQIQYLLDLPYGTPTTRFHDEAERVLRAYQSNRQDVLLDSAYALARDYQFSGGLPYFGIHGAYWNIVDQDSAAMRQSVIEMVGSGIQVVFPHVIYDGYAIYPEAHPDLTQNPQFTGWDPLEFLMKLSGQYPISFVPWVEVYSIGSAASPLAIEKAGWLARSRTGNPGNVSEPDSRFFCPSEPDSRFFCPSEPAVDAFWIEVYQLMERRYGIRAILLDYLHYPESDSWQQDFCYCDRCSRNFKKEFGVEPIAVTPEDTTMWSNWNTYRIQQVNRMIRHIHETFPQWRIGVDILPDKGVSLSSRKQDWPYWNERGWIQALFPMDWTADTGVVRIQAHGMQDYSRSGTLTMPVVAPYLHYDAMTLLQQIDVISSERLDGFVVYEWGSLTPEMKRALKIGPFRYY; translated from the coding sequence ATGATCGATAATTTGCTCATCCGGTACTTAATCCTACTCGTTTTTATTGCTGGTCTTCAGAATTGCCGGCAGGTGAAAGACAGGGCCATGGAAGTGGTTCATGCGGTTGAGACAGACCCATCCGTTGACACTTTATCAGGAATGGCGGATCGTCTTATCCTGTTCACTCCCCAATATGGTAAGGTCCCTGCAGTAAGAAGGTGGGGTGCTCTCGCAGTTATCGAAGATGGCATTGTGAGTCGCATGAATGATCCCATTGAAAATGTGCCTCCCGGTGGTTGGGTTATCCTTGGCATGGGTGAAGCTGCCGAATGGATGAACAGGAACCTTTATCCCGGGGTGAAATTCCGGCTCGACGGGGATTCAGTATATGCCGACAGGAGCAGTGAGTCCAAGCTGGGGCAGATTCAATACTTACTGGACCTTCCTTATGGCACTCCGACCACCCGGTTTCACGATGAAGCCGAGCGTGTCCTGAGGGCCTACCAGAGCAATAGGCAGGATGTTTTGCTGGATTCCGCTTATGCACTTGCCCGTGACTATCAGTTTTCCGGAGGTCTTCCTTATTTTGGAATCCATGGCGCCTACTGGAATATCGTGGATCAGGATTCCGCGGCTATGCGACAGTCTGTGATTGAAATGGTTGGTTCCGGCATACAGGTCGTTTTTCCGCATGTAATCTATGATGGTTATGCCATTTACCCGGAAGCACATCCTGACTTGACACAGAACCCTCAATTTACCGGTTGGGATCCATTGGAATTTCTGATGAAATTATCCGGACAATATCCGATCAGCTTTGTTCCCTGGGTTGAAGTCTATTCCATCGGAAGTGCTGCGAGCCCTCTTGCTATCGAAAAAGCCGGATGGCTGGCCAGATCCAGAACTGGAAATCCAGGGAATGTATCGGAGCCGGATTCCCGTTTTTTCTGTCCTTCGGAGCCGGATTCCCGTTTTTTCTGTCCTTCGGAGCCGGCGGTAGATGCTTTTTGGATTGAAGTTTACCAGTTAATGGAAAGGCGCTACGGCATCAGAGCGATTTTGCTGGATTACCTTCATTACCCGGAAAGTGACTCCTGGCAGCAGGATTTCTGTTATTGTGACCGCTGTTCCCGTAATTTTAAAAAGGAGTTTGGTGTGGAGCCCATCGCGGTGACTCCAGAAGATACCACCATGTGGTCAAACTGGAACACATACCGCATACAACAGGTTAATCGGATGATCCGCCATATTCACGAAACCTTTCCTCAGTGGCGCATCGGCGTAGACATACTTCCGGATAAAGGAGTTTCATTGTCCAGTCGAAAACAGGATTGGCCTTACTGGAATGAACGGGGGTGGATACAGGCCCTGTTCCCGATGGACTGGACTGCGGATACCGGAGTTGTTCGTATACAGGCACACGGCATGCAGGATTATTCCCGGAGCGGGACTTTAACCATGCCGGTGGTAGCGCCCTATTTACATTACGATGCGATGACGTTACTTCAGCAAATCGATGTCATCAGTTCCGAACGTCTCGACGGATTTGTGGTGTATGAATGGGGTAGCCTGACCCCGGAAATGAAACGGGCACTAAAGATTGGCCCTTTCCGTTATTATTAA
- a CDS encoding YHYH protein, with protein MKFSIYLGLVFIAMLQQACNKQQLNDMMLGQVTGVYGSSSCADVKDYDLSRGSCTETLGWESEVNISVSGATRIIASNGIPGHLVGLFGSQPGSLNPNAIRAQQSTYRITMEPQEKGSLTWLYDSSSGPRYSFGIMLNGVEMDPEAAEPWPHTRPINFNTVNWAWNLDAMSVNLGLDCNNAHVQPTGKYHYHGSPMLYLAQLNASSNKMSLVGYAADGFPVYYKYGYADADNPHSGLIQLASSYRLKSGERPGDGVSAPCGKYTGIYTADYEYVRDLGDLDECNGRTGVTPEYPEGTYYYVITDIYPFISRCLTGTPSNDFKLR; from the coding sequence ATGAAATTTTCGATTTATCTGGGATTGGTTTTTATTGCAATGCTGCAGCAGGCTTGCAATAAGCAACAATTAAATGACATGATGCTTGGCCAGGTGACAGGCGTTTATGGATCCAGTTCCTGTGCAGATGTGAAGGATTACGATCTTTCCCGCGGATCCTGTACCGAAACATTGGGATGGGAAAGTGAAGTGAACATTTCTGTCTCCGGGGCTACCAGGATCATTGCTTCGAATGGAATTCCCGGTCACCTGGTCGGCTTGTTTGGCAGCCAGCCGGGATCCCTGAATCCCAATGCCATTCGTGCCCAGCAGTCGACTTACCGGATCACTATGGAGCCGCAGGAAAAGGGTAGTTTGACCTGGTTGTATGATTCCTCTTCAGGACCCCGGTATTCTTTTGGGATCATGCTAAACGGTGTCGAGATGGATCCGGAAGCGGCAGAACCGTGGCCACATACACGGCCGATTAATTTTAATACCGTAAACTGGGCGTGGAACCTGGATGCCATGTCGGTGAATCTGGGACTGGATTGTAATAATGCCCATGTACAGCCTACTGGTAAATACCATTATCATGGCAGTCCCATGTTGTATCTGGCGCAATTGAATGCCTCGTCAAATAAAATGTCCCTGGTGGGGTATGCGGCAGACGGATTTCCGGTTTATTACAAATATGGTTATGCTGACGCTGACAATCCTCACAGCGGATTGATCCAATTGGCGTCCAGTTACCGGTTGAAGTCGGGTGAGCGTCCTGGTGATGGCGTTTCGGCACCTTGCGGAAAATATACAGGCATCTATACGGCAGACTATGAATATGTACGTGATCTGGGAGACCTGGATGAATGCAATGGCCGGACCGGTGTCACCCCGGAATATCCGGAAGGCACATATTATTATGTGATCACTGATATTTACCCGTTCATCAGTCGTTGTCTGACCGGCACACCTTCCAATGATTTTAAACTGCGCTAA
- a CDS encoding T9SS type A sorting domain-containing protein gives MKQPHIAGRNLLLLGMVFCQLSLLAQKRHPVSVNGQPVMHNPRQSRDNSQGCPDDPYRSLDGTCNNLTQGHAEWGATDIPLFRALPAAYGPKDQWNAMGGEGRPSPRAISNTLCVQKSEILSKAGLSALVFAWGQFIDHDIDLTPEGHVEYVPIPLTDGETWFKSEIPFFRSEAYDGSRINDFRQQANLITSWIDASNVYGSNALRAAWLRTHEHGKMKMSTGNLLPYNTLTGEYNSPIDPDAPSMAGDGGGTLKTFVAGDVRAAEQPGLTALHTLFLREHNAICDRLVSQGKQDDETIYQEARKEVGALIQAITYQEFLPALGVRLPGPKGYDDKIQPDIVNLFATAAYRLGHTMVTPDLWLRDDQCNAVGDGSVDLVSGFFNPQVVSKNGIDALLEGMALETQYEVDPFLVDQLRNLLFGDPTSTSATGLDLASLNIQRGRDHGLPDYNTVRNAYTGRKANDWKDITRDKTLQEGLKKMYTSVDDIDLWVGLLTEDKQQGSSLGKTLQEILKKQFVNLRDGDRYFYKYDKYLKKEDRDRIEATMLADIIERNTSARFIDRDVFHAQNCSEVSGEVKLERRTEEENAHVIKAYPNPFDQNLTVELSGISGEVTLSVYDVTGKLIKQVLWQNKSIGQINISGMHSGIYVLKIDSQTVHDTIRLLKIN, from the coding sequence ATGAAACAACCGCACATCGCAGGTCGAAACCTGTTATTGCTGGGAATGGTATTCTGCCAACTGTCACTGTTGGCCCAAAAGAGGCATCCCGTGTCGGTCAATGGACAGCCGGTAATGCACAATCCCAGGCAATCCCGTGATAATTCACAGGGCTGTCCCGATGACCCTTACCGCTCACTTGACGGCACGTGTAACAATTTAACCCAGGGTCACGCGGAATGGGGGGCCACCGACATTCCATTATTTAGAGCACTACCCGCAGCTTATGGTCCAAAAGATCAATGGAATGCCATGGGAGGGGAGGGACGTCCGTCACCTCGTGCCATATCCAATACGCTTTGTGTACAGAAGTCTGAAATATTGAGTAAAGCAGGTCTTAGTGCGCTGGTTTTTGCCTGGGGACAATTCATCGATCATGACATCGACCTGACACCGGAAGGCCATGTCGAATACGTACCTATCCCTTTAACTGATGGTGAAACCTGGTTTAAAAGTGAAATTCCTTTTTTCCGGTCGGAAGCCTACGATGGTTCGAGAATAAATGACTTCCGGCAACAAGCCAACCTGATTACTTCCTGGATTGATGCATCGAATGTGTATGGTTCGAATGCACTCCGGGCTGCCTGGTTACGCACCCACGAACATGGCAAAATGAAGATGTCGACCGGAAACCTGTTGCCTTACAATACCCTGACCGGAGAATACAATTCTCCCATCGACCCGGACGCGCCCTCCATGGCCGGAGATGGCGGTGGCACCCTAAAGACGTTCGTTGCCGGGGATGTGCGTGCCGCTGAACAGCCAGGTCTCACTGCCCTGCATACTTTGTTCCTCAGGGAGCACAATGCGATCTGTGACCGGCTCGTAAGCCAGGGTAAACAGGATGATGAGACCATCTACCAGGAGGCCCGCAAAGAGGTAGGTGCACTGATCCAGGCAATAACCTATCAGGAATTCTTACCTGCATTGGGTGTCAGATTGCCCGGGCCAAAAGGTTACGACGACAAGATTCAGCCGGACATTGTCAATTTATTTGCAACAGCTGCTTATCGCCTTGGCCATACGATGGTTACGCCGGACCTGTGGTTGCGCGATGATCAATGTAATGCTGTAGGCGATGGCAGTGTCGATCTGGTGAGTGGTTTTTTTAATCCTCAGGTCGTGTCGAAGAATGGTATCGATGCCCTGCTGGAAGGGATGGCATTGGAAACCCAATATGAAGTGGATCCCTTCCTTGTCGACCAACTGCGCAATTTGCTGTTTGGAGATCCCACCAGTACCAGTGCTACCGGACTGGACCTGGCCAGTTTGAACATTCAGCGGGGGCGTGATCATGGACTCCCCGATTACAATACCGTACGTAATGCCTATACCGGTCGCAAGGCCAACGACTGGAAGGATATCACACGGGACAAGACTTTACAGGAAGGGCTTAAAAAGATGTATACGTCAGTGGATGATATTGACTTGTGGGTAGGTCTGTTGACAGAAGATAAACAGCAAGGGAGTTCATTGGGCAAGACACTGCAGGAAATCCTGAAAAAACAATTTGTAAATCTGCGGGACGGTGACCGCTATTTCTATAAATACGATAAATACTTGAAAAAAGAAGACCGTGACCGGATTGAAGCGACGATGCTTGCAGATATCATTGAACGAAATACCAGTGCCCGCTTTATTGATCGTGACGTTTTCCATGCTCAAAACTGCAGTGAAGTGTCCGGCGAGGTTAAACTGGAGCGACGTACCGAAGAAGAAAATGCCCATGTCATCAAGGCTTATCCAAATCCTTTTGATCAAAACCTTACGGTTGAATTGAGCGGAATTAGCGGTGAAGTAACCCTGTCTGTTTATGATGTTACCGGGAAATTGATCAAACAAGTTTTATGGCAGAATAAATCGATTGGTCAAATAAATATTTCAGGTATGCATTCAGGAATTTATGTATTAAAAATAGACAGCCAAACAGTACACGACACCATCCGTCTGTTGAAAATTAATTAA
- a CDS encoding RNA polymerase sigma factor, with amino-acid sequence METGEVQRFARCVAAWIYNFMLSYVQNEQDAEELVQDTLFGALDGIHRYRGESSLKTWVYRIAMNKARDHIKARRRLKRSGTVVPIGDVEPGDFRHPGILLESKEAMQSLFAAINQLPENQKTALILAKIDHESHTDIADYMGISTKAVESLVARAKLNLIKILSEDGPDT; translated from the coding sequence TTGGAGACGGGAGAAGTCCAGCGATTTGCCCGGTGCGTGGCAGCATGGATCTATAATTTCATGCTGAGTTATGTTCAAAATGAACAGGATGCGGAAGAGTTGGTTCAGGATACCCTGTTCGGAGCGCTGGATGGCATTCATCGGTACAGGGGTGAATCTTCACTTAAAACCTGGGTGTACAGGATTGCCATGAATAAAGCACGCGATCACATCAAAGCACGCCGACGCTTGAAAAGAAGTGGCACCGTTGTCCCAATAGGTGATGTAGAACCCGGTGATTTCAGACATCCGGGTATCCTGCTGGAAAGCAAAGAAGCCATGCAATCCCTCTTTGCCGCCATCAATCAACTGCCGGAGAACCAAAAAACCGCGCTCATTTTAGCGAAAATCGATCATGAAAGCCATACGGACATTGCTGACTATATGGGAATCTCAACCAAAGCGGTGGAAAGCCTGGTGGCCAGAGCAAAATTGAATTTAATCAAGATCCTTTCGGAGGATGGACCGGATACCTAA
- a CDS encoding DUF5107 domain-containing protein, whose protein sequence is MYRKVFIAFLLIQVSLGLANAQSASIRVEQMTIPTYGYDDPNPVAKMDANYPYYHFDGYAKTATPTSWQIVVLENEYIKVYVAPQIGGKVLGAFMKSTGKDFVYFNPVVKFRNIASRGPWTSGGIEFNFGSYGHTVNTATPVDFLTTNNDDGSVSCFVGAPNRTGHTYWQVEIRLPADKAWFETNGTWHNENELPVLSYHWSNAAFDVADDLQVNYPGTHEIFHDGLPGPYPVNEQGVDLSYYRNNDYGGSHSYHVLGKATDFYGAYYPSGNWGMVHWSPFSDKLGKKIWYWSLARDGAIWVDLLTDPDKGKGQYTELQSGLGYNQTLPSHSPFIVEAFAPQATERFQEHWYPISGMDGLTYANAIGALYVHQRDGKLKVQFCPAEGGDFPVRISMGSTVVVNETKPFKPMEVQSWTVEAAEDQFTIDIKNGELYYAPDEEEEKVLSRPLDGIRSSSAYATYLWGLQQLRAKDYHHARETLEQSLQQDSTLVPAMNALGELHLKQMRYDEARYWIRKAMAWNTYDGEANYLFGVLAKTTGKVYDALDGFSVAAKDPAYAMTSNLQMAKIHYARGSYRQALDFARKALRYDGFNATGRWLEAKALHRSGADPDAVLVLEDLIAEFPLFHLARVELQMIDPDNQEAARLSQAVSNEFISDTYLEMALAYAELGEIDQAMAIAKPYMSDPLVALHLDGWAKQSGQTTERYQTAFLLASPEYVFPYRPETAVQLDRMLSYNNHWKLHYYRALIAWYMDNPVIAQRHFDACGSSADNGAFYLTRYDFDETQSGGAESDLMRAFKMAPDWRSYAALLDYYLDEGNGGQALSYAKEALQKFPDDFRLIPSIVQAYLLNNQYQEAYDLLQKTTILPFEGAHYGKTLWDQATLSLSLRALKAKQYSQAASWVDKALLWPENLGIGKPHDPDERLGNYLKYRVLAAQGNATAGTYARKVFSQEMQHENLNILDVLNWQVAKDFGWEQDPAWMHLLEENKANPLAQWMQAIMQGNEEAISRSSRQSMTDLPVARQWQLKMVQELLTGIN, encoded by the coding sequence ATGTACCGCAAAGTATTCATTGCATTTTTGCTGATCCAGGTAAGCCTGGGCCTTGCAAATGCCCAATCTGCCTCGATCCGGGTGGAACAGATGACTATTCCCACCTACGGCTATGACGATCCGAATCCGGTAGCTAAAATGGATGCCAATTACCCTTATTATCATTTTGACGGATACGCTAAAACGGCTACCCCGACATCGTGGCAGATCGTGGTTTTGGAGAATGAATACATCAAGGTTTACGTGGCTCCGCAGATCGGTGGTAAGGTTTTAGGCGCTTTCATGAAGTCCACGGGTAAAGATTTTGTCTACTTCAACCCTGTGGTGAAGTTTCGGAACATTGCCTCCCGCGGTCCCTGGACGTCAGGAGGTATAGAGTTCAATTTTGGTTCTTATGGCCATACAGTTAATACCGCCACCCCGGTGGATTTTCTCACAACCAATAATGATGACGGTAGCGTCAGCTGTTTTGTGGGCGCACCCAATCGAACCGGCCACACCTATTGGCAGGTCGAAATTCGGTTGCCCGCGGATAAAGCATGGTTCGAAACCAATGGTACCTGGCATAACGAAAACGAACTGCCGGTGTTATCCTACCACTGGTCGAATGCCGCCTTTGATGTCGCCGATGATCTGCAGGTCAACTATCCAGGTACGCATGAAATATTCCATGATGGTCTGCCGGGGCCCTATCCGGTCAATGAGCAGGGCGTGGATCTTTCGTATTACCGTAATAATGATTATGGAGGCAGTCATTCTTACCATGTATTGGGAAAGGCTACAGACTTTTATGGAGCCTATTACCCGTCCGGGAACTGGGGCATGGTCCACTGGTCTCCTTTTTCAGACAAACTGGGTAAAAAGATTTGGTACTGGTCTCTGGCGCGGGATGGTGCCATCTGGGTTGATTTGCTGACGGATCCGGATAAAGGCAAAGGCCAATACACGGAATTACAAAGCGGTTTGGGCTACAACCAGACGCTGCCTTCCCATTCACCATTTATTGTCGAAGCCTTTGCTCCCCAGGCCACCGAACGCTTTCAGGAACACTGGTACCCCATCAGCGGGATGGATGGACTTACCTATGCCAATGCGATAGGAGCTTTATATGTCCATCAGCGGGATGGCAAACTCAAGGTGCAGTTTTGTCCGGCAGAAGGAGGTGACTTCCCGGTTCGTATATCCATGGGAAGTACAGTTGTGGTCAACGAAACGAAACCTTTCAAACCGATGGAAGTGCAAAGCTGGACTGTTGAGGCAGCTGAAGACCAGTTTACCATCGATATCAAAAACGGAGAATTGTATTATGCACCTGATGAGGAAGAAGAAAAGGTTTTAAGCCGCCCCCTGGATGGCATCCGGTCGTCGTCGGCTTACGCAACCTACCTCTGGGGCCTGCAACAACTGCGGGCAAAGGATTACCATCATGCCCGTGAAACACTTGAGCAATCACTGCAGCAAGATTCGACGCTGGTTCCGGCTATGAATGCATTGGGCGAATTGCACCTGAAGCAAATGCGTTACGATGAAGCGCGGTATTGGATTCGCAAAGCGATGGCCTGGAATACCTACGATGGAGAAGCCAACTACCTTTTTGGTGTACTGGCCAAAACCACCGGTAAGGTTTACGACGCCCTGGATGGTTTCAGCGTAGCTGCTAAGGATCCTGCGTATGCGATGACCTCAAATCTCCAGATGGCAAAAATCCACTATGCCCGCGGTAGCTATCGGCAAGCGCTGGATTTTGCGCGGAAAGCCTTGCGTTATGATGGGTTCAACGCAACGGGACGCTGGCTGGAAGCCAAAGCATTGCATCGGTCAGGCGCAGATCCAGACGCGGTACTGGTATTGGAAGATCTCATCGCAGAATTTCCGTTATTCCACCTGGCCCGGGTTGAGTTGCAAATGATCGACCCGGATAACCAAGAAGCAGCGCGGCTCAGCCAGGCTGTTTCGAATGAGTTTATTTCGGATACTTACCTGGAAATGGCCCTTGCTTATGCGGAATTAGGTGAAATAGACCAGGCCATGGCAATCGCAAAACCTTATATGAGCGATCCGCTGGTTGCCTTGCATCTGGATGGGTGGGCTAAGCAATCGGGACAGACGACTGAGCGCTATCAAACTGCTTTTTTATTGGCTTCACCGGAATACGTATTTCCTTACCGCCCGGAAACCGCGGTACAGCTGGACCGGATGCTGTCTTACAACAATCACTGGAAGCTGCATTATTACCGGGCTCTCATAGCCTGGTACATGGATAATCCGGTTATTGCACAGCGACACTTTGACGCCTGCGGTTCTTCAGCGGACAACGGAGCATTTTACCTGACACGCTATGATTTTGATGAAACCCAATCGGGAGGGGCGGAGAGTGACCTGATGCGGGCATTTAAGATGGCTCCGGATTGGCGTAGTTATGCCGCTTTACTGGATTACTATCTGGATGAAGGCAATGGAGGTCAGGCGCTTAGTTATGCTAAAGAAGCATTGCAAAAATTTCCGGACGATTTCCGGCTGATACCATCCATTGTCCAGGCTTACCTCCTGAATAACCAATATCAGGAAGCTTATGATCTGCTTCAGAAAACCACCATTCTGCCTTTTGAAGGTGCACATTATGGAAAAACTCTGTGGGATCAGGCCACGCTGAGTTTAAGTCTTCGTGCTCTGAAAGCCAAACAATACAGCCAGGCGGCATCCTGGGTAGATAAGGCATTGTTGTGGCCGGAAAATCTGGGTATCGGCAAACCCCATGATCCGGATGAACGCCTGGGTAATTATTTAAAGTACCGGGTCCTTGCTGCTCAGGGAAATGCCACAGCCGGGACATATGCCCGGAAAGTATTCTCCCAGGAAATGCAGCATGAAAATCTCAACATCCTTGATGTACTGAATTGGCAGGTAGCCAAAGATTTTGGCTGGGAGCAGGATCCGGCATGGATGCACCTCCTGGAAGAGAACAAAGCAAATCCTTTGGCGCAATGGATGCAAGCGATCATGCAGGGTAATGAAGAAGCCATCAGTAGATCCTCCCGGCAGTCGATGACAGATTTGCCGGTAGCCAGACAATGGCAATTGAAAATGGTGCAGGAACTATTGACCGGAATTAATTGA
- a CDS encoding sigma-70 family RNA polymerase sigma factor yields the protein MHRFEGCYREVFPAFAAFVHQRGGQLDDARDIFQEALLVYYEQVLRHQEAVNHNYLFGICRHLWHRKSRHATRQTAELAPEDIPDPEPFYEEPSTNKLQALLSRVGERCMDLLTLFYYHNQTMQQIAHTFGFSGERSATVQKYKCLEKVRDHVHTQKMIYEDFLA from the coding sequence ATGCACCGGTTTGAGGGTTGCTACCGGGAGGTATTTCCTGCTTTCGCAGCATTTGTACACCAACGGGGTGGACAGCTGGATGATGCCCGGGATATCTTTCAGGAAGCTTTGCTGGTCTATTACGAACAGGTGCTCCGTCATCAAGAGGCCGTGAATCATAACTATTTGTTTGGCATTTGTCGTCATCTCTGGCACCGGAAAAGTCGGCATGCGACCCGGCAAACAGCCGAACTTGCCCCTGAGGACATCCCGGACCCCGAACCGTTTTATGAGGAACCATCGACGAATAAACTCCAGGCTTTGCTTTCCCGCGTTGGGGAACGGTGCATGGATCTGCTGACTTTATTCTATTACCACAACCAAACCATGCAGCAGATCGCACATACCTTTGGCTTCTCCGGCGAACGATCGGCTACTGTCCAGAAATACAAATGCCTGGAAAAAGTCCGGGATCATGTTCACACGCAAAAAATGATTTATGAAGACTTCCTGGCGTAG
- a CDS encoding ATP-dependent Clp protease proteolytic subunit, translating to MPSSSVIPMVIDHMGSVERVFDIYSLLLKERIIFLGSGIDDQIANVMVAQLLYLNSQDSSRQIDLYINSPGGLVYGGMAIYDAMQMITAPVATYAVGFTGSMATVLLSAGHPGRRYALPQATIHMHPTGGGSKGYTEDVRIATREQERLQAQLFHLMGKHCGHPGTEIEQYFLRDRYLNALEAREYGLIDEVLGDVSNLVFIEPTLPVFRFPQSPS from the coding sequence ATGCCTTCATCATCGGTCATCCCAATGGTTATTGACCATATGGGATCCGTCGAACGCGTGTTCGACATCTACAGCTTATTGCTTAAAGAAAGGATCATCTTCCTGGGTTCAGGGATCGACGATCAGATTGCCAACGTGATGGTCGCCCAGCTGCTGTACCTGAACAGTCAGGATTCGTCCCGCCAAATTGACTTGTACATCAATAGTCCGGGCGGCCTCGTCTACGGAGGTATGGCTATCTACGACGCGATGCAGATGATAACTGCACCGGTAGCTACCTATGCGGTGGGATTCACCGGCAGTATGGCGACTGTGCTGCTCTCAGCCGGTCATCCGGGCAGGCGCTATGCTTTGCCCCAGGCAACCATACATATGCATCCTACCGGAGGTGGATCAAAAGGTTATACGGAAGATGTGCGGATAGCTACCCGCGAACAGGAACGGCTGCAAGCACAGCTGTTTCATCTGATGGGAAAACACTGTGGTCATCCCGGGACTGAGATTGAACAATATTTTCTCCGGGACCGCTACCTGAACGCCCTCGAAGCCAGGGAATATGGCCTTATAGATGAAGTCCTGGGCGATGTGTCCAATCTCGTCTTTATTGAACCCACCCTGCCCGTATTCCGGTTTCCGCAGTCTCCCAGTTAA